In Bacillus methanolicus, the following proteins share a genomic window:
- a CDS encoding glycosyltransferase family 4 protein, which translates to MRVIYLCQHFPPETGAPQIRVYEVSKELIKRGHQVEVLTAFPHHPKGVIPEEYRGMFYLFEDWDGIPVHRSWIYPSPKGSFWKRLASYFSFTFSAFYSIFKSKPTDVIICNSPPLFLGITGYLGAKIKRAKFVFNVADIWPESAVELGILKNKMFIRMAEWLENFLYKKSWKIATATEGIKEYMIRKGKNEKDVFLLPNGVNTDTFHPMPKDEELLKEIGIENKKVFMYAGTLGYAQGLDSVLKAAALLKEREPDAHFLFVGDGQEREKLLKLKEDLKLDNVTFYGSVPVSEMPRMFSIADYSIVSLRNIELFKGARPSKIFPAISTGTPVLYCGDGESAAILEEYQCGKIAPPENPEGIASAVSELMNVSKSDYEQMCQNGRKLAIEQYSWKSIVDDLLANIQDAEK; encoded by the coding sequence ATGAGAGTTATCTACTTGTGTCAGCATTTTCCCCCTGAAACAGGCGCCCCGCAAATAAGGGTTTATGAAGTAAGCAAGGAACTCATTAAAAGAGGCCATCAGGTGGAAGTACTTACAGCTTTTCCTCATCATCCAAAAGGAGTTATTCCTGAAGAATATAGAGGAATGTTTTATTTATTTGAAGACTGGGACGGAATACCGGTTCATCGGTCATGGATCTATCCGTCGCCGAAAGGCAGCTTTTGGAAACGGTTAGCTTCCTATTTTTCATTTACGTTTAGTGCGTTTTATTCTATTTTTAAATCAAAGCCCACAGACGTAATTATTTGTAATTCTCCTCCTTTATTCCTTGGGATTACAGGCTACTTAGGGGCGAAAATAAAAAGGGCAAAGTTTGTATTCAATGTTGCTGATATTTGGCCTGAATCCGCTGTGGAGTTAGGGATTCTGAAAAATAAAATGTTTATTCGAATGGCGGAATGGCTTGAAAATTTCCTCTATAAAAAATCGTGGAAAATAGCGACGGCGACTGAAGGAATTAAAGAATACATGATTCGGAAAGGGAAGAACGAGAAAGACGTATTTCTTTTGCCGAATGGAGTAAATACAGATACTTTTCATCCGATGCCGAAAGATGAGGAGTTATTAAAAGAAATTGGCATTGAGAATAAGAAAGTCTTTATGTATGCAGGCACCCTCGGATATGCACAGGGGTTGGATTCTGTATTAAAAGCGGCTGCTCTATTAAAAGAACGAGAGCCTGATGCTCATTTCTTGTTTGTCGGCGACGGCCAGGAGAGGGAGAAGCTATTAAAGCTGAAGGAAGACCTTAAGCTTGATAATGTTACCTTCTACGGTTCTGTTCCCGTTTCCGAAATGCCGAGAATGTTTTCGATTGCTGATTATAGCATTGTTTCATTGCGAAATATTGAATTATTTAAAGGTGCAAGGCCTTCAAAAATATTTCCTGCCATCTCTACCGGAACGCCTGTTTTATATTGCGGCGATGGAGAAAGTGCCGCTATATTGGAAGAATATCAGTGCGGTAAAATTGCCCCTCCGGAGAATCCAGAAGGGATTGCTTCAGCAGTAAGCGAGCTTATGAACGTTTCGAAAAGTGATTATGAACAGATGTGCCAAAATGGAAGAAAGCTTGCCATTGAGCAATATTCCTGGAAAAGTATTGTGGATGATTTGCTGGCCAATATTCAAGACGCGGAAAAATAA
- a CDS encoding LCP family protein — MSVTRSVRRKKKKRRFLRLFVLLLVFSFIGGGSFFAYDILYNAKKASNNIFQELDRNKIPNHRDEEIKITKDPFTILLVGIEDQEGGERSDVLMLATVNPKTEEVYLLSIPRDTRTYLPEVGYETKINHSYSNGGIEATINAVTELLDVPIDYYITTNFQGFEDIVDTLGGVTVDVPFTFKAQLTDSLKWKTFYKGEMNLNGNEALAYVRMRKKDPKGDLGRNERQQQVIKAIVDKGTSFSSIPKIDDVMEDLGDNVKTNIPPSKFASFIQLYSKIKNTSIKHLALEGYDEYIDGVYYYIPSEESIIEVSSILNNSLDFSTYTAEDHSSQDDQVTSENQNNW, encoded by the coding sequence ATGTCTGTTACTAGATCTGTAAGGAGGAAAAAGAAAAAACGGCGCTTCTTGCGCTTGTTTGTATTGCTTTTAGTCTTTAGTTTTATTGGAGGCGGATCTTTTTTTGCATACGATATTTTATACAATGCGAAGAAAGCATCAAATAATATTTTCCAAGAATTAGATCGAAATAAGATTCCAAATCATAGAGATGAAGAAATTAAGATAACGAAGGATCCTTTTACGATTTTGCTAGTAGGAATTGAAGACCAGGAAGGCGGCGAAAGATCGGATGTCCTTATGCTGGCTACAGTCAATCCGAAAACAGAAGAAGTTTACCTTCTTAGTATTCCGAGAGACACAAGAACATATCTCCCTGAAGTTGGATATGAAACAAAAATCAACCATTCATACAGCAATGGCGGAATTGAAGCAACGATTAATGCCGTCACCGAACTGCTTGATGTTCCGATTGACTATTATATTACTACTAACTTTCAGGGATTTGAAGACATTGTAGATACACTTGGCGGAGTAACTGTAGATGTTCCTTTTACTTTTAAAGCTCAGCTGACAGACAGCTTAAAATGGAAAACATTCTATAAAGGTGAAATGAACTTAAACGGGAATGAAGCTTTAGCTTATGTCCGAATGAGAAAAAAAGATCCAAAAGGAGATCTTGGCAGAAACGAACGGCAGCAGCAGGTAATTAAAGCAATTGTTGATAAAGGAACTTCCTTCTCTTCTATTCCAAAAATTGATGACGTTATGGAAGATTTAGGTGACAACGTAAAGACCAACATCCCTCCTTCAAAGTTTGCAAGTTTTATACAGTTGTATTCAAAAATAAAAAATACAAGTATCAAACATTTAGCCCTTGAAGGATATGATGAATATATCGACGGTGTATATTATTATATTCCTTCTGAAGAGTCAATCATTGAAGTCAGTTCCATATTGAACAATTCTCTTGATTTTTCTACGTATACGGCTGAAGACCACTCTTCACAGGATGATCAAGTGACAAGTGAAAATCAAAATAATTGGTAA
- a CDS encoding glycosyltransferase, producing the protein MKVLLLAPSKSIHTHKWALFYKKKGIDVKVVTFSDHYSEENAQEVDTYVLPKLLPGKFSYFSSVFSLKKVLKQFKPDIFHAHYVSSYGLIGALANYHPYYVSVWGRDIFQFPQQGSLNRKIVEYTLGKADVICSTSHIMAKETNKYTNKKIFVTPFGVDLNKFRPIEGLKSEERITIGTVKALSDKYGIADLIKAFAKVFETNPDTNLLIVGDGPQRSEYEQLSKDLGISHVTTFTGRVPNDRVPEYINQMDIFAVPSTEDSESFGVAAVESMACGVPVVVSNVGGLPEVVLDGKTGFVVPKENPLELARAFNLLIEEPEKRKDMGSAGIEHVKEHYNWIDNANGMLNLYEETLQRGMKS; encoded by the coding sequence ATGAAAGTCTTACTACTAGCTCCAAGCAAGTCAATACACACACATAAATGGGCTTTGTTTTACAAAAAAAAAGGAATTGACGTAAAAGTAGTGACATTTTCTGACCATTATTCGGAAGAAAATGCACAAGAAGTCGACACATATGTACTACCTAAGCTATTACCCGGGAAATTCTCTTATTTTTCGAGTGTTTTTTCATTAAAGAAAGTGCTCAAACAATTCAAGCCTGATATCTTTCATGCTCATTACGTCTCAAGCTATGGATTGATCGGTGCCTTAGCTAATTATCATCCATACTATGTGTCTGTATGGGGAAGAGATATTTTTCAATTTCCCCAGCAAGGAAGCCTGAATCGGAAAATTGTTGAATATACTCTTGGAAAGGCTGATGTCATCTGTTCGACAAGCCATATCATGGCTAAGGAGACGAACAAATATACAAATAAAAAGATATTTGTTACGCCATTCGGGGTAGATTTAAATAAATTCCGCCCGATTGAAGGACTTAAATCTGAAGAGAGAATCACAATAGGAACGGTTAAAGCGCTCTCAGACAAATATGGAATTGCTGATTTAATAAAAGCTTTTGCAAAAGTTTTTGAAACAAATCCTGACACAAATTTGCTGATTGTCGGTGATGGCCCGCAGCGTTCAGAGTATGAACAGTTATCAAAGGATCTTGGAATCAGTCATGTGACCACCTTTACCGGCCGTGTGCCTAATGACCGTGTTCCTGAGTATATTAACCAAATGGATATTTTTGCAGTTCCTTCAACGGAGGACAGCGAGAGTTTTGGCGTAGCAGCGGTAGAAAGCATGGCCTGTGGAGTTCCTGTTGTTGTATCAAATGTTGGAGGGCTTCCTGAGGTTGTTCTCGATGGAAAAACAGGGTTTGTTGTTCCGAAAGAAAACCCTTTGGAACTTGCCAGAGCTTTTAACCTATTAATTGAGGAACCCGAAAAAAGAAAGGACATGGGTTCTGCAGGAATTGAACATGTGAAGGAACACTATAACTGGATTGATAACGCAAATGGAATGTTAAACTTGTATGAGGAAACATTGCAAAGGGGGATGAAGTCATGA
- a CDS encoding SH3 domain-containing protein, translated as MSRTKKIVVAGALALGIGAGAYMFTPKGMNAASNVVLASVDWVTSQINPMKTKIADLESKVASQQQEINNLKAQISKIGNPAIPPTNGQLPLTVYTIKSSVTIHSGATRNYKVITTKPAGSALKVVDSFNASTGLWYRVEISSTVKGWVFSGDVSTSKPSATVPTQVITTGDVQLRRGATTSYPAIQLIKKGTTLRYISTFVNAKGETWYNVETSSGVKGWIFGGLGEVR; from the coding sequence ATGAGCCGTACTAAAAAAATTGTCGTTGCCGGTGCATTAGCATTAGGGATTGGAGCTGGCGCGTATATGTTCACACCTAAAGGGATGAACGCTGCCAGCAATGTAGTTTTAGCGAGTGTTGACTGGGTAACATCTCAAATTAATCCTATGAAAACAAAAATAGCCGATTTGGAATCAAAAGTTGCTTCTCAACAGCAAGAAATAAATAATTTGAAAGCGCAAATATCTAAAATAGGGAATCCGGCTATACCGCCAACGAATGGACAATTGCCATTAACCGTTTATACGATTAAGAGTTCCGTAACCATTCATTCAGGGGCAACAAGAAATTATAAAGTGATCACAACAAAGCCGGCGGGTTCAGCACTAAAGGTAGTTGATTCTTTTAATGCCTCTACCGGGCTATGGTATCGTGTGGAAATTTCTTCTACAGTAAAAGGATGGGTTTTTTCAGGTGATGTTTCAACATCGAAACCATCAGCCACTGTACCAACCCAGGTTATTACAACGGGTGATGTTCAGCTGCGCAGAGGTGCAACTACCAGCTATCCAGCCATTCAACTCATTAAAAAGGGAACAACTTTAAGATATATTAGTACTTTTGTTAATGCCAAGGGTGAAACATGGTATAATGTTGAAACCTCATCAGGTGTTAAAGGCTGGATTTTCGGCGGCCTTGGCGAGGTGAGGTAA
- a CDS encoding SpoIID/LytB domain-containing protein yields the protein MKKIVYLFSILLIISTFPSFAKAAEPVLYPNEVNVSVHLSNNFTMTLNGTYQLYNKDSGAKTIIPQGTVLTIKKDSTGITVSYTGFSQKSAKGFDLQELAGSSLSIAKVSNGLSYRGSFYLKPNGSKTELINILDMEDYLKGVVPSEMPPSWPKEALKAQAIAARSYAANTMMLTSTAASQVYRGYTAEDPRTNAAIKETEGLLVKYNGKPIQAFFHSTSGGRTANVSDVWNSDQKNFPYLVSVEDPYESSPYSNWSVTYSAADILKSFGFTNSSTVLNEITLSKTGANGEVRGVTVNTSSGDKTITGNELVIRKLFPIQSASHYNSLYSNWFDIKVSKAQSDLSVQTANGTVPLTQLKGQTVQTSNGQVTLTDSNVSIQTASGTVTNEGTGIISVTLNGKGWGHRVGMSQYGAKGFAEKGWKAEQILAHYFKGTTVSK from the coding sequence TTGAAAAAGATCGTTTATTTATTTAGTATTTTACTAATCATTAGTACTTTTCCATCATTCGCAAAAGCAGCGGAGCCTGTTCTCTATCCGAATGAAGTGAATGTGTCTGTTCACTTGTCAAATAACTTTACGATGACTTTAAATGGTACATATCAGTTGTATAACAAAGATTCCGGCGCGAAAACGATCATCCCTCAAGGTACGGTTTTAACAATAAAGAAAGATAGTACAGGAATTACTGTCAGCTACACCGGATTCAGCCAAAAATCAGCAAAAGGATTTGATTTGCAAGAATTAGCCGGCAGCAGCCTGTCAATTGCAAAAGTAAGCAACGGTTTATCATATCGCGGAAGTTTTTATCTTAAGCCTAATGGGAGCAAGACGGAATTAATTAATATCCTTGATATGGAAGACTACTTAAAAGGTGTTGTTCCAAGTGAAATGCCTCCCTCCTGGCCAAAAGAAGCACTTAAAGCGCAAGCCATTGCTGCCCGAAGCTATGCAGCCAATACTATGATGCTTACAAGCACTGCGGCCAGTCAGGTTTACCGGGGATATACAGCAGAGGATCCACGCACAAATGCAGCCATTAAAGAAACGGAAGGATTATTGGTTAAATATAACGGAAAACCGATTCAGGCATTCTTCCATTCAACAAGCGGCGGAAGAACAGCGAATGTTAGCGACGTTTGGAATTCAGACCAGAAAAACTTTCCATACCTTGTATCAGTGGAGGATCCTTATGAATCATCTCCATACAGCAATTGGAGTGTCACTTATTCCGCTGCAGACATACTTAAATCATTTGGTTTTACAAATAGTTCTACTGTCCTTAATGAGATTACACTTTCAAAAACCGGCGCGAACGGAGAAGTCAGAGGAGTTACAGTTAATACCTCATCCGGTGATAAAACGATAACCGGAAATGAGCTTGTAATCAGAAAACTGTTCCCGATCCAAAGCGCAAGCCATTACAATTCTTTATATTCAAACTGGTTTGACATAAAAGTATCTAAAGCGCAAAGTGATTTATCTGTCCAAACTGCAAACGGAACGGTTCCTTTAACTCAGTTAAAGGGGCAGACTGTCCAGACATCAAATGGCCAAGTTACTTTAACGGATTCCAATGTTTCAATCCAGACCGCTTCAGGTACGGTAACGAATGAAGGAACAGGAATTATTTCTGTCACCTTGAACGGAAAAGGATGGGGGCACCGGGTCGGAATGAGCCAGTATGGAGCGAAAGGATTTGCTGAAAAAGGCTGGAAAGCAGAACAAATTCTCGCCCATTATTTTAAAGGGACAACGGTATCGAAATAA
- the galU gene encoding UTP--glucose-1-phosphate uridylyltransferase GalU, which produces MIKKAVIPAAGLGTRFLPATKAQPKEMLPIVDKPTIQYIIEEAVQSGIEDIIIVTGRNKRAIEDHFDKSVELEMLLKKTGKNDMLEIVENISNMVDIHYVRQKEPLGLGHAVLCAKKFIGNEPFAVLLGDDIVDSKVPALRQMIDQFNNVQSSILGCNDVPLAEVNKYGIVDYSDQQGELYKVNSLVEKPAVEEAPSTQAIVGRYILTPAIFEMLEKVKPDKKGEIQLTDAIDSLLEKESIYSYIIKGNRYDVGDKFGFLQASIDFALKRPELKDKLEAYIKKIIEK; this is translated from the coding sequence ATGATTAAAAAAGCAGTTATACCTGCAGCAGGGCTTGGAACCCGGTTTTTGCCTGCAACAAAAGCCCAGCCGAAAGAAATGCTGCCAATTGTTGATAAGCCTACGATTCAATATATTATCGAAGAGGCGGTTCAATCCGGAATAGAGGATATCATTATTGTTACCGGAAGAAACAAACGTGCAATCGAGGATCATTTTGATAAATCGGTTGAGTTGGAAATGCTTCTTAAAAAAACAGGAAAAAATGACATGCTTGAGATCGTCGAAAATATCTCAAATATGGTAGATATCCACTATGTTCGCCAAAAAGAACCGCTTGGCCTCGGACATGCTGTTTTATGTGCAAAGAAATTTATCGGAAATGAGCCGTTTGCCGTTCTGCTCGGCGATGACATCGTTGACAGTAAAGTTCCGGCTTTGCGCCAAATGATTGACCAATTCAATAACGTTCAATCAAGCATTCTTGGATGCAACGATGTTCCTCTTGCAGAAGTAAATAAGTATGGAATTGTCGATTATTCAGACCAACAAGGCGAACTGTACAAAGTAAACAGCCTCGTTGAAAAGCCGGCAGTGGAAGAAGCTCCGTCTACACAGGCAATCGTAGGGCGATATATTTTAACTCCGGCTATTTTTGAAATGCTTGAAAAAGTAAAGCCCGACAAAAAAGGCGAGATTCAGTTGACAGACGCGATCGACAGCTTGCTTGAAAAAGAGTCTATTTATTCTTACATTATTAAAGGGAACCGGTATGATGTAGGAGATAAGTTTGGATTCCTTCAAGCTTCAATCGATTTTGCCTTAAAGCGGCCGGAGTTAAAGGATAAACTGGAAGCGTATATTAAAAAAATTATTGAAAAATAA
- a CDS encoding YigZ family protein has protein sequence MLPYYYTVKGYGEHEIVIEKSRFIAHVSRAETEEEAQEFIQSIKKKHWNATHNCSAYLIGENDQIQKANDDGEPSGTAGVPILEVLKKKKLKDTVVVITRYFGGIKLGAGGLIRAYGKATSEGIEATGVVARKLMRVMHTKIDYTWLGKIENELRSSVYTIKDIHYADKVEIETFVEEGQKNAFSDWMIELTNGQAEIRQGAMLYLEEPI, from the coding sequence GTGCTGCCCTATTACTATACAGTCAAAGGATACGGCGAACATGAAATAGTTATTGAAAAATCCCGTTTTATCGCACACGTTTCCCGTGCCGAAACAGAAGAAGAAGCACAGGAATTCATTCAATCCATTAAGAAAAAGCATTGGAATGCAACCCACAATTGTTCAGCCTATCTGATCGGCGAGAACGACCAGATTCAAAAAGCAAATGACGACGGAGAACCGAGCGGTACTGCCGGTGTTCCCATTCTCGAAGTATTAAAAAAGAAAAAATTAAAAGATACGGTTGTTGTCATAACGAGATACTTCGGCGGAATAAAATTAGGTGCAGGCGGGCTGATCAGAGCTTACGGCAAAGCAACCTCTGAAGGCATTGAAGCGACGGGTGTTGTTGCCAGAAAACTCATGCGGGTCATGCATACAAAAATCGATTATACTTGGCTCGGAAAAATTGAAAACGAACTCCGCTCCTCTGTCTATACAATCAAAGATATCCATTATGCCGATAAAGTCGAAATTGAAACATTTGTCGAAGAAGGCCAAAAAAATGCTTTTTCCGATTGGATGATCGAATTGACAAACGGCCAGGCAGAGATCCGTCAAGGTGCAATGCTTTATTTGGAAGAACCGATTTAA
- a CDS encoding N-acetylmuramoyl-L-alanine amidase, whose translation MKKFFASSVLATAVLFPVLVNAEELNFPANMTVDQKVEIRKGATESYPVVSSISTGQNVIVIDKFTNSFGETWYQVDLGNVKGWGPADHFITASSSGIQIGKEAIINSDNANVRKGATASYEVTAKLSKGQIVKVIDSFKNSSNELWYQIETGSIKGWVHSELLSPKPEANPAPPAATTVKTVQVDKTAVRRGASDTYRAVKYLVKGQKVTIIDTFKNSKGETWYRVDLGAVQGWVIDTAFKPLSLPPAPNTSVATKYVGTKNAALYAGASFQYKVKERLAYNSKVTVLSEFVNSLNQTWVQIKTSTGKTGWTPKYELISSKNDLQYVYAMNNTVIRRGAGTNYSVSAYLKVNDQLIVLQELNGWLNVETLSGKRGWIDKSLTSNVSMKRLISPTVQTIDGDQHLVWKKTSNFHLTYSILSSNRLKLSGGFTAVEVPSAKIEGISSIDSSGVITFEPGYTFTIRNYPDKVTIKIIENGLVGKKIIVDAGHGGKDTGAIGPTGLREKDVNLATALLLKAELEKKGAIVTLTRSTDIFLELQERTAIANKSNYDAFISIHADSFSSTSKGTTTYYNTTVNFNGPKSRKMADAIQKNMISSMGTYNRGVKEQEFYVNRMNQLPSILVELAFISNPNEEKLLRSTDFRKKAAIGITKGLEEYFTNF comes from the coding sequence GTGAAAAAATTTTTTGCTTCTTCGGTTCTGGCGACTGCTGTATTGTTTCCTGTCCTCGTGAACGCAGAAGAGCTGAATTTTCCGGCTAATATGACGGTAGACCAAAAAGTAGAAATTCGAAAAGGGGCGACTGAGAGTTATCCAGTAGTTTCATCGATTTCAACAGGCCAGAATGTGATCGTAATTGACAAATTCACTAATTCATTTGGTGAAACATGGTATCAGGTAGATTTAGGGAATGTGAAAGGCTGGGGGCCGGCAGATCACTTCATAACAGCAAGTAGCAGCGGAATTCAAATAGGCAAAGAAGCAATCATCAATAGCGATAACGCAAACGTAAGAAAAGGAGCGACTGCTTCCTATGAAGTAACTGCGAAACTATCAAAAGGCCAGATCGTTAAAGTGATTGATAGTTTTAAAAACAGCAGCAATGAACTGTGGTACCAAATCGAGACCGGTTCGATCAAAGGCTGGGTGCACAGCGAGTTACTGTCTCCTAAACCTGAAGCAAACCCTGCACCTCCTGCTGCAACAACTGTAAAAACTGTCCAGGTCGATAAAACCGCTGTTAGAAGAGGAGCATCTGATACATATAGAGCAGTAAAATATCTCGTGAAAGGCCAAAAAGTTACGATTATTGATACATTTAAAAATTCTAAAGGAGAAACGTGGTACCGAGTGGATTTAGGAGCAGTCCAAGGCTGGGTGATAGATACTGCTTTTAAACCATTAAGCCTTCCTCCTGCGCCTAACACTTCTGTTGCAACAAAATATGTCGGAACGAAAAACGCTGCACTCTATGCAGGAGCTTCTTTCCAATATAAAGTGAAAGAGAGACTTGCCTATAACAGCAAGGTAACCGTCTTAAGTGAATTTGTTAATTCATTAAATCAAACATGGGTTCAAATTAAAACCTCGACCGGTAAAACAGGTTGGACGCCTAAATATGAATTAATCTCTTCAAAAAATGACTTGCAATATGTATATGCTATGAATAATACAGTAATCCGAAGAGGTGCCGGGACGAACTATTCTGTATCCGCTTATTTAAAAGTGAACGATCAGCTTATCGTATTACAAGAATTAAATGGCTGGTTAAATGTTGAAACTCTCAGCGGAAAGAGAGGATGGATAGACAAATCACTCACCTCAAATGTTTCTATGAAAAGATTGATTTCGCCTACGGTTCAAACTATTGACGGCGATCAGCATTTAGTATGGAAAAAAACAAGTAATTTTCATTTAACATATTCAATACTTTCATCTAACCGCTTAAAACTTTCCGGCGGATTTACGGCAGTTGAAGTACCATCAGCTAAGATAGAAGGAATCAGCTCAATCGATTCGTCCGGGGTCATTACCTTTGAACCGGGATATACGTTTACAATTAGAAATTATCCGGACAAAGTTACGATTAAAATTATTGAGAATGGTTTAGTCGGCAAAAAGATTATCGTTGATGCCGGCCATGGCGGAAAAGATACAGGGGCAATTGGTCCGACCGGTTTAAGAGAAAAAGATGTGAATCTCGCTACAGCGTTGCTTTTAAAAGCTGAGTTGGAGAAAAAAGGAGCTATCGTCACCTTGACCCGGTCAACGGATATTTTTCTCGAACTCCAAGAAAGAACAGCGATTGCGAATAAATCCAATTATGATGCGTTTATCAGTATTCATGCCGACTCTTTTTCTTCTACCTCAAAAGGAACAACTACTTACTATAATACAACGGTAAACTTTAACGGACCAAAAAGCAGGAAAATGGCAGATGCGATCCAGAAAAATATGATTTCCTCAATGGGCACTTACAATCGCGGTGTTAAAGAACAAGAATTCTATGTTAACAGAATGAACCAGCTTCCAAGTATTTTAGTTGAACTTGCTTTCATATCCAATCCTAATGAAGAAAAATTGCTTCGTTCGACTGATTTCAGGAAAAAAGCAGCAATCGGGATCACGAAAGGGCTCGAAGAATATTTTACTAATTTCTAA
- a CDS encoding glycosyltransferase: MRSVLLYYPFQIAENANSGSKLRPKEIYNAFLEWGNQQGIEILLLSGSSEDRDQQFERWKKQGKLDDLLFCYMENQTIPLWLTDANHIPKKPFVDLKVMKFLKQRNIPVGVFYRDVYWKFDELYPLKGVKKHIMKTIYRLEEKFYEKYCHVIFLPSEAMGNFVEINRKKVALPPGGRKREIVRNQSSGQTGKGIYVGGINNEDYGLFLLLDALEIVNKERQVCDLTVVCRQDEYEKLPDNKKERLKHLKVTVKHISGEALNKLYQEMDFAFIPRIKSTYNDFSVPVKLVEYLSNELPVVATNCAAQEEIINRDGFGVICKDEPNSMAEAILTMIKNAEIYRENIKELFIEKHSWAARVAKVASVLLKEEI; this comes from the coding sequence ATGAGATCAGTTTTGCTTTATTACCCTTTCCAAATAGCTGAAAATGCAAATAGCGGCTCAAAGCTTCGCCCGAAAGAAATCTACAATGCTTTTTTAGAGTGGGGAAATCAACAAGGTATTGAGATTTTATTGCTGTCCGGTTCTTCGGAAGATAGAGATCAGCAATTCGAGAGATGGAAGAAACAAGGGAAGCTTGATGATCTATTGTTTTGTTATATGGAAAATCAAACAATCCCATTATGGTTAACAGATGCAAACCATATCCCGAAAAAGCCTTTTGTTGACTTAAAGGTCATGAAATTTTTAAAACAAAGGAATATACCGGTTGGTGTTTTCTATCGCGACGTATATTGGAAATTTGATGAACTTTACCCTTTAAAAGGTGTTAAAAAGCATATTATGAAGACGATTTACCGATTGGAAGAAAAATTTTATGAAAAATATTGCCATGTTATTTTTCTTCCAAGTGAAGCGATGGGCAATTTTGTAGAGATTAATCGAAAAAAGGTTGCTTTGCCTCCCGGAGGAAGAAAACGAGAAATTGTTCGGAACCAATCTTCCGGACAAACGGGAAAGGGAATTTATGTAGGCGGTATAAACAATGAGGATTACGGTCTCTTTTTACTTCTTGATGCCCTGGAGATCGTCAACAAAGAAAGACAGGTATGTGATTTAACGGTCGTGTGCCGGCAAGATGAATATGAAAAACTTCCAGACAACAAAAAGGAAAGGCTCAAACATTTGAAGGTAACTGTAAAGCACATTAGCGGAGAAGCTTTAAATAAGCTATATCAAGAGATGGACTTTGCTTTTATTCCCCGGATCAAAAGTACTTACAATGATTTTTCGGTTCCGGTAAAGCTGGTGGAATACCTGTCAAATGAATTGCCTGTTGTCGCCACGAATTGTGCTGCCCAAGAGGAAATCATCAATAGAGATGGTTTCGGAGTGATTTGTAAGGATGAGCCGAATTCAATGGCAGAAGCCATTTTAACGATGATAAAAAATGCCGAAATTTATCGAGAGAATATTAAGGAATTGTTCATTGAAAAACACTCGTGGGCAGCCAGAGTCGCGAAAGTTGCAAGTGTCTTGTTAAAGGAGGAAATATGA